In Camelus dromedarius isolate mCamDro1 chromosome 4, mCamDro1.pat, whole genome shotgun sequence, the following are encoded in one genomic region:
- the FTCDNL1 gene encoding formiminotransferase N-terminal subdomain-containing protein isoform X2 gives MSSSRPGLRLAACLLNISEARRKYIVENVAKAALLEKNGQKHHEVSVLNIFSDQDYNRSVITIAASVEELGNSILAACVEAFRSIDMEVQEGIHPCLGAVDLIPIYPLSGVRVEECGAVARRFHVWEPVSLKHGLVSHAHRNLPEKD, from the exons ATGTCTTCTTCCAGACCAGGCCTCCGTTTGGCTGCCTGTTTATTAAACATTTCAGAAGCCAGAAGAAAATACATTGTTGAGAACGTAGCGAAAGCAGCTCTTCTTGAAAAAAATG gaCAGAAACATCATGAAGTATCAGTGCTCAATATATTTTCTGATCAGGACTACAACAGATCAGTCATTACAATAGCAGCTTCTGTTGAAGAGTTAG GCAATTCCATTCTGGCTGCCTGCGTGGAGGCCTTCCGGTCTATCGATATGGAGGTTCAGGAGGGGATTCACCCTTGCCTGGGAGCAGTGGACCTGATTCCCATTTACCCTCTCTCTGGTGTCAGAGTGGAAGAGTGTGGAGCTGTGGCCAGAA GATTTCACGTGTGGGAGCCAGTGTCTCTGAAACATGGCCTTGTTTCTCATGCACACAGAAACCTTCCTGAGAAGGACTGA